The genomic DNA CAGCGGGCCGCTGGAGGAGGCGGAGACGGGGGGAGAGGCGGTGCCGGGCGCGGGCGGCGGGCAGGCGGTCGAGGGCGAGACGCGGACGCTGTTCGGCTTCTTCGGGTCGGACGACCCGTGGTGGTTCAAGCGGATTCGGCGTCAATACAATTATGCGAATAAGTACACGAAACTGACGCTGGCGAAGCCGGAGCACTGGCGCGACGGGAATCCGGACCCGGATTGTCCGTATCGGCATCAGCGCCAGGACGCGTGGACGCAGTGGGGCTGGACGTATGTGCCGTACTGCCCCTTCCACTCGGAGCGGATGGATTACGGATACTGGGAGGACCTGCACCTTCGGATCGTGTACCCGTTCCTCTTGGAGGTTCCGGTGGCGAACCGGGTGATGGGCGACAAGTTTGATTTGCCGGGCCGGCGGGGGAACTCCTACGCGACCGAGATCAAGGTGATCAGCACGTTGTCGAACGAGGGCGGGCCGGAGGTCCACCCGAAGGATTAGCGCGCGGACGGGCGGGCGCCCCGTCCGCGGGTTGGGGAAGAAACGAGGGAGCGATGGCCGACGCGGTGTTCTCGGGCAGCCTGAAGCCCGGGGCAAAACTCGGAAAGTACGAGGTCCGCGAGCAGGTGGCGGTGGGCGGGATGGCGGTCATTTACAAGGCGTATGACCCGTCGCTGGACCGGCACGTGGCGATCAAGCAGATCGCGCCGCACCTGGCGCAGGACGAACGGTTCGTCGAAAGATTCCGGTCCGAGGCCCAGACGCTGGCTCGCCTGTCGGGGTCGCAGGCGAACATCGTCAACGTGCACGAGTTGATCGAAGCGGACGGCCACCAGTTGTACCTGGTGATGGAGTACGTGGAGGGGACGACGCTTCG from Planctomycetota bacterium includes the following:
- a CDS encoding pilus assembly protein, whose protein sequence is AMVLVRVRGVARARAGNVTARKAGGSNGGWAVGRKGIATDQGGTAAIEMTLLLPFALMIFLVIAQAAILFNGNMVVHYSGFAASRVAVVVVPLEIGEELRNLVYNPDWAGNPPSEKLELIRRAAVLALVPVSGPLEEAETGGEAVPGAGGGQAVEGETRTLFGFFGSDDPWWFKRIRRQYNYANKYTKLTLAKPEHWRDGNPDPDCPYRHQRQDAWTQWGWTYVPYCPFHSERMDYGYWEDLHLRIVYPFLLEVPVANRVMGDKFDLPGRRGNSYATEIKVISTLSNEGGPEVHPKD